One stretch of Ornithinimicrobium ciconiae DNA includes these proteins:
- a CDS encoding helix-turn-helix transcriptional regulator, giving the protein MAGRGSHEAPESDGPAGSSPGTRRRFGARRRDLLEVIRSSPGGIGIKGLADRTGVHENTVRFHLDRLVDDGQVERRAAPSGGPGRPPLRFVARPETGRENYELIARVLAGHLESQREDPGEFARQAGRAWGRSWARPGIPDPGWEPALEGLTQTLDGAGFSPEIVGERDAEQVAVRVHHCPFLTLARQDQVVPCGIHLGLMEGALEAAGEDATVTLHPFDTDTTCLAVLTRSAS; this is encoded by the coding sequence ATGGCTGGTCGAGGATCTCATGAGGCACCGGAGAGTGACGGCCCAGCAGGGTCCTCCCCCGGCACACGTCGACGGTTTGGCGCGCGCCGCCGGGACCTGCTCGAGGTGATCCGGTCCAGCCCGGGGGGCATCGGCATCAAGGGACTGGCCGACCGCACCGGGGTGCACGAGAACACCGTCCGCTTCCACCTCGACCGGCTCGTCGACGACGGTCAGGTGGAGCGGCGAGCGGCTCCCTCCGGCGGGCCTGGTCGCCCGCCGCTGCGGTTCGTGGCCCGACCGGAGACGGGCCGGGAGAACTACGAGCTGATCGCGCGGGTGCTGGCCGGACACCTGGAGTCCCAGCGCGAGGACCCGGGTGAGTTCGCCCGGCAGGCGGGGAGGGCGTGGGGGCGCAGCTGGGCGCGTCCCGGCATACCTGACCCTGGGTGGGAGCCCGCCCTGGAGGGGCTCACCCAGACTCTCGACGGCGCCGGCTTCAGCCCCGAGATCGTCGGGGAGCGCGACGCCGAGCAGGTGGCGGTGCGCGTGCACCACTGCCCGTTCCTGACCCTGGCACGGCAGGACCAGGTCGTGCCCTGCGGCATTCACCTGGGGCTGATGGAGGGAGCGCTGGAGGCTGCCGGCGAGGACGCCACGGTGACCCTGCACCCGTTCGACACCGACACCACCTGCTTGGCCGTGCTCACCCGGTCCGCCTCCTGA
- a CDS encoding RNA polymerase sigma factor, with translation MQPVTAKKSAAETVDLPTEFSKPELETLFKRGKQSGEVSLSEVRDALESAQLPNKRTMTKVLKVLSDNAIHVAMDGTEATPVKRTTRKTAAKSTAAKKTAATTTTAKTATAKTATAKTTTAKTAAKATTSGTAAKTTAAKTATAKAAAAGADAPVKKVAAQKASTATKAAETEATEEAPAQKTAAKKAPAAKAPAKKAPVRKAATTRAAAKTAAAKTAAGETAAAKKATARKTAAAKKAAAEPISDVDAEVEDEEDEDEERKEGEVVATPKPASAKDSEDTGFVLSQGDDDDAPAQQVVTAGATADPVKDYLKQIGKVALLNAEQEVELAKRIEAGLFAEERLNSGDKIEAKLKRELWWISSDGKNAKNHLLEANLRLVVSLAKRYTGRGMLFLDLIQEGNLGLIRAVEKFDYTKGYKFSTYATWWIRQAITRAMADQARTIRIPVHMVEVINKLARVQRQMLQDLGREPTPEELAAELDMTPEKVVEVQKYGREPISLHTPLGEDGDSEFGDLIEDSEAVVPADAVSFTLLQEQLHSVLDTLSEREAGVVSMRFGLSDGQPKTLDEIGKVYGVTRERIRQIESKTMSKLRHPSRSQVLRDYLD, from the coding sequence GTGCAACCCGTGACAGCAAAAAAGTCCGCCGCCGAGACCGTCGACCTTCCCACCGAGTTCAGCAAGCCAGAGTTGGAGACCCTGTTCAAGCGTGGCAAGCAGTCCGGTGAGGTCAGTCTCTCCGAGGTCCGCGACGCGCTGGAGTCTGCCCAGCTGCCCAACAAGCGGACCATGACCAAGGTGCTCAAGGTCCTGTCCGACAACGCGATCCACGTCGCGATGGATGGCACTGAGGCCACTCCCGTCAAGCGCACCACGCGCAAGACCGCCGCCAAGTCCACGGCCGCGAAGAAGACCGCTGCCACGACGACCACCGCCAAGACTGCCACCGCCAAGACTGCCACCGCCAAGACCACCACGGCCAAGACTGCCGCCAAGGCCACGACGAGCGGGACGGCTGCGAAGACGACGGCTGCGAAGACGGCAACTGCGAAGGCTGCCGCGGCCGGTGCTGACGCCCCGGTCAAGAAGGTCGCGGCACAGAAGGCGTCGACCGCCACCAAGGCCGCGGAGACGGAGGCGACCGAGGAGGCCCCCGCGCAGAAGACCGCCGCCAAGAAGGCCCCCGCAGCTAAGGCTCCGGCCAAGAAGGCTCCGGTCAGGAAGGCGGCCACCACGCGCGCCGCGGCCAAGACCGCCGCGGCCAAGACCGCCGCGGGTGAGACCGCTGCCGCCAAGAAGGCGACGGCTCGCAAGACCGCCGCCGCCAAGAAGGCTGCAGCCGAGCCCATCTCCGATGTCGACGCCGAGGTGGAGGACGAGGAGGACGAGGACGAGGAGCGCAAGGAGGGCGAGGTCGTCGCCACGCCCAAGCCCGCCTCGGCCAAGGACTCCGAGGACACCGGCTTCGTCCTGAGCCAGGGCGATGACGATGACGCCCCGGCCCAGCAGGTCGTCACCGCCGGCGCCACCGCCGACCCGGTCAAGGACTATCTCAAGCAGATCGGCAAGGTCGCCCTCCTCAACGCCGAGCAGGAGGTCGAGCTCGCCAAGCGCATCGAGGCCGGCCTGTTCGCCGAGGAGCGGCTCAACTCCGGCGACAAGATCGAGGCCAAGCTCAAGCGTGAGCTGTGGTGGATCTCCTCCGACGGCAAGAACGCCAAGAACCACCTGTTGGAGGCCAACCTGCGCCTGGTGGTGTCGCTGGCCAAGCGCTACACCGGTCGCGGCATGCTCTTCCTGGACCTGATCCAGGAGGGCAACCTCGGTCTGATCCGTGCGGTCGAAAAGTTCGACTACACCAAGGGTTACAAGTTCTCGACCTACGCCACCTGGTGGATCCGGCAGGCGATCACCCGCGCGATGGCCGACCAGGCCCGCACCATCCGCATCCCGGTGCACATGGTCGAGGTCATCAACAAGCTGGCCCGCGTGCAGCGCCAGATGCTTCAGGACCTGGGTCGCGAGCCCACCCCGGAGGAGCTGGCGGCCGAGCTGGACATGACGCCCGAGAAGGTCGTCGAGGTGCAGAAGTACGGCCGCGAGCCGATCTCCCTGCACACCCCGCTGGGGGAGGACGGCGACTCCGAGTTCGGTGACCTGATCGAGGACTCCGAGGCGGTCGTGCCGGCCGACGCGGTCAGCTTCACGCTGCTGCAAGAGCAGTTGCACTCGGTGCTCGACACCCTGTCCGAGCGGGAGGCCGGCGTGGTCTCCATGCGCTTCGGGCTCTCCGACGGCCAGCCGAAGACTTTAGACGAGATCGGCAAGGTCTACGGCGTCACCCGTGAGCGCATCCGTCAGATCGAGAGCAAGACCATGAGCAAGCTGCGACACCCGTCGCGCTCGCAGGTGCTGCGCGACTACCTGGACTGA
- the fdxA gene encoding ferredoxin, with the protein MTYVIAQPCIDVVDRACVDECPVDCIYEGERALYIHPDECVDCGACEPVCPVEAIYYEDDLPTEFMPYLQDNADFFFETLSGREDPLDSPGGAAKFGAIGADTPLVASHPPQV; encoded by the coding sequence ATGACCTATGTGATCGCCCAGCCCTGCATCGACGTCGTGGACCGCGCCTGCGTCGATGAGTGCCCGGTGGACTGCATCTACGAGGGGGAGCGCGCGCTCTATATCCACCCCGACGAGTGCGTGGACTGCGGCGCGTGCGAGCCGGTGTGCCCGGTGGAGGCGATCTACTACGAGGACGACCTGCCGACCGAGTTCATGCCCTATCTGCAGGACAATGCCGACTTCTTCTTCGAGACGTTGTCGGGGCGCGAGGACCCGCTGGACTCACCGGGCGGAGCGGCGAAGTTCGGGGCCATCGGTGCCGACACCCCACTGGTCGCCAGCCACCCGCCCCAGGTCTGA
- a CDS encoding AfsR/SARP family transcriptional regulator, which translates to MTALSIITPDQEPRPWATSRPDRPAALSLCLLGGYTCRDRGREVDLPLGAQQLMAFLALHGPSTRSAVAGSLWPEVTEVRALANLRTRVWRIRKCLPRALRTHGQIVALGAETWVDSQALDALAASLLHHTLTDTAALLDGLGLLRAGDLLPGWDDEWVTLERERLRQLRLQALESSVQVLLRAQEPDVALDLALQAVKAEPLRESAYAALIRVHLAEGNVAEARRQFGVCSALLQRELGVAPSDRLTALDVW; encoded by the coding sequence ATGACGGCACTGTCCATCATCACGCCCGATCAGGAACCGCGCCCGTGGGCGACATCACGCCCCGACCGCCCTGCAGCTTTGTCGCTGTGCCTGCTGGGCGGCTACACCTGCCGCGACCGGGGCCGAGAGGTCGACCTGCCGCTCGGTGCCCAGCAGCTCATGGCCTTCCTCGCGCTCCACGGCCCCAGCACCCGCAGCGCTGTCGCCGGGTCCTTGTGGCCGGAGGTGACCGAGGTCCGGGCGCTGGCGAACCTGCGCACGAGAGTGTGGCGGATCCGCAAGTGCCTGCCGAGGGCCCTGCGGACCCACGGCCAGATAGTGGCACTCGGGGCGGAGACCTGGGTGGATAGCCAGGCGCTGGATGCCCTCGCGGCAAGTCTGCTGCACCACACGCTGACGGACACCGCGGCCCTGCTGGACGGCCTGGGGCTGCTCCGGGCTGGGGATCTGCTGCCTGGCTGGGATGACGAGTGGGTCACCCTCGAGCGCGAGCGGCTGCGCCAGTTGCGCCTGCAGGCCCTGGAGTCGTCCGTGCAGGTCCTCCTCCGGGCCCAGGAACCTGACGTCGCCCTTGACCTGGCGCTGCAGGCGGTCAAGGCGGAGCCGCTGCGTGAGTCCGCCTACGCTGCCCTGATCCGCGTCCATCTCGCGGAGGGGAATGTCGCGGAGGCGCGACGTCAGTTTGGAGTCTGCAGCGCTCTCCTGCAACGCGAGCTCGGCGTCGCGCCCTCCGACCGACTGACCGCGCTGGACGTGTGGTGA
- a CDS encoding hemerythrin domain-containing protein, giving the protein MENTLTEALEREHDEIDAGLEAFGEGLDAGNFREDELTRAAQALRRHIYLEETFLFPPLRAAGMLPPVLVMLREHGEIWRTLDALEDEVAILKASSAASSGTETVTKTGTETGTETGTVAGSSTGEGVGTDTGAHPLPGSGAAADHCHDLLEILAEHNAKEEPIIYPQGDIVLAPDVKADLHDWILEGTMPQGWVCEQA; this is encoded by the coding sequence ATGGAGAACACCCTGACCGAGGCGCTTGAGCGGGAGCACGACGAGATCGACGCGGGGCTCGAGGCCTTTGGGGAGGGCCTCGATGCCGGCAACTTCCGGGAGGACGAGCTGACGCGGGCCGCCCAGGCGTTGCGGCGGCACATCTATCTCGAGGAGACCTTCCTCTTTCCACCGCTGCGGGCCGCTGGGATGCTCCCGCCGGTGCTGGTGATGCTGCGCGAGCACGGTGAGATCTGGCGCACGCTCGACGCCTTAGAGGACGAGGTGGCCATCCTCAAGGCGAGTTCGGCCGCAAGTTCTGGCACTGAGACGGTCACTAAGACGGGCACTGAGACGGGCACTGAGACGGGCACAGTCGCTGGCAGCAGCACTGGCGAGGGCGTTGGCACTGACACGGGCGCGCATCCACTCCCCGGCTCAGGTGCCGCGGCGGACCACTGCCACGACCTCCTGGAGATCCTGGCCGAGCACAACGCCAAGGAAGAGCCGATCATCTATCCCCAGGGAGACATCGTGCTGGCCCCGGACGTCAAGGCGGATCTGCACGACTGGATCCTGGAGGGCACCATGCCGCAGGGGTGGGTCTGCGAGCAGGCCTGA
- a CDS encoding protease inhibitor I42 family protein, whose product MTQCVLTDPPDGSRVAVATADVIELVIPQNAGTGYVWSLVEHGEGLEVATEQDAVARGEDGADAAVPGGAGRHEVRLLAVRSGTWTVRLVCRRPWEDTALDERRLTVVVT is encoded by the coding sequence GTGACTCAATGTGTGCTGACCGACCCGCCGGACGGGTCCAGGGTGGCGGTTGCGACGGCCGACGTCATCGAGCTGGTCATCCCACAGAACGCCGGCACCGGCTATGTGTGGAGTCTCGTCGAACACGGTGAAGGGCTCGAGGTGGCCACGGAGCAGGACGCTGTGGCCCGGGGCGAGGACGGTGCCGATGCCGCTGTTCCCGGAGGGGCAGGACGGCACGAGGTGCGACTGCTGGCCGTGCGGTCCGGGACGTGGACCGTCCGGCTGGTGTGCCGGCGCCCGTGGGAGGACACCGCCCTCGACGAGCGGCGCCTGACCGTGGTCGTCACCTGA
- a CDS encoding class I SAM-dependent methyltransferase, translating to MAFTAADFYDRFMGRFSQPLAHAFADRAEVRAGQRALDVGCGPGALTGVLIERLGIDSVEAVEPSPQFRESVTHRFPGLVVRDGTAEHLPHPDDTFDVALAQLVVHFMTDPVAGIAELARVTRPGGTVGAAVWDLTAGAHGPVSAFHAAVAETQPEWVASQLKPGGAQGDLGRIFRSAGLGQVRESVLTTQVAMASFEDWWEPFLLGAGPAGDYVLGLTEQARDDLRERARRLLPEGAFDLRVDAWCAIATV from the coding sequence GTGGCCTTCACCGCAGCGGACTTCTATGACAGGTTTATGGGTCGGTTCTCCCAACCCCTCGCCCACGCGTTTGCGGACCGTGCCGAGGTCAGGGCAGGCCAGCGGGCACTAGACGTCGGGTGCGGTCCGGGGGCCCTGACGGGCGTCCTCATCGAACGGCTGGGCATCGACAGCGTCGAGGCTGTCGAACCGTCACCGCAGTTCCGCGAGAGCGTCACCCACCGCTTCCCGGGCCTGGTCGTCCGGGACGGGACGGCTGAGCACCTGCCGCACCCAGACGACACCTTCGATGTTGCGCTGGCCCAGTTGGTGGTGCACTTCATGACCGACCCGGTTGCTGGCATCGCAGAGCTGGCCCGGGTGACCCGGCCCGGCGGCACGGTCGGTGCGGCCGTCTGGGACCTGACGGCCGGAGCGCACGGCCCGGTCTCGGCGTTTCACGCCGCGGTCGCCGAGACCCAGCCGGAGTGGGTGGCGAGCCAGCTCAAACCCGGCGGTGCGCAGGGTGATCTGGGGCGGATCTTCCGGTCCGCGGGGTTGGGTCAGGTCCGCGAGAGTGTCCTGACCACCCAGGTGGCGATGGCCTCCTTCGAGGACTGGTGGGAGCCCTTCCTGCTCGGCGCCGGACCCGCGGGGGACTATGTGCTCGGTCTGACTGAGCAGGCTCGCGATGACCTGCGAGAGCGCGCCCGCAGGTTGCTCCCGGAGGGCGCCTTCGACCTGCGGGTGGACGCCTGGTGCGCCATCGCCACGGTCTGA
- a CDS encoding C1 family peptidase, whose protein sequence is MTDKPQRSLDLQVLDAALKSSEESWEWGYTTMTGMEEDERTLRLGVPPRPELEGTESAAAASAQAASGDGVAAPASFDVRSAGGVNYDTAVKDQGSCGSCVAFGVAGAMEVVFRYSRRTTTALDLSEAHLFYVYGRSEGRTCGNGWWPDRALPHAQNTGVAFEDMYPYSAGDQDGNSNLNAGWTSRHAKVTGWANITGNAGLMKERISTYGAVTACLNIYQDFFSYRSGIYRHVSGSLAGGHCVTLIGYDDAQGCWIARNSWGAGWGDGGYFRIAYGECGIESYQTCSVHGVAVKAWLPNQTVLGLWSNEYDANMWAYGSQRGWLKLDGGVPATGHGMLSELAAAKALGTPVGLFEDNGSVKQIYAW, encoded by the coding sequence ATGACAGACAAGCCTCAGCGTTCACTGGACCTACAGGTCCTGGACGCAGCTCTGAAGAGCAGCGAGGAGTCGTGGGAGTGGGGATACACCACGATGACGGGGATGGAGGAGGACGAGCGCACCCTGCGCCTCGGCGTCCCACCCCGCCCCGAGCTCGAAGGCACGGAGTCGGCGGCAGCCGCCTCCGCACAGGCGGCGTCGGGGGACGGCGTCGCAGCACCGGCGTCGTTCGATGTCCGCAGCGCGGGCGGCGTGAACTATGACACCGCGGTCAAGGACCAGGGGAGTTGCGGCTCCTGCGTCGCCTTCGGCGTGGCCGGGGCGATGGAGGTGGTCTTCCGCTACTCACGACGCACCACCACAGCGCTCGACCTGTCCGAGGCGCACCTGTTCTACGTCTACGGCAGGTCCGAGGGCCGCACCTGCGGCAACGGCTGGTGGCCCGACCGGGCACTCCCCCACGCCCAGAACACCGGGGTCGCCTTCGAGGACATGTATCCCTACTCGGCCGGCGACCAGGACGGAAACAGCAACCTCAACGCGGGCTGGACCAGCCGTCACGCCAAGGTGACCGGCTGGGCCAACATCACCGGCAACGCCGGGCTGATGAAGGAACGGATCTCGACCTACGGCGCCGTGACCGCCTGCCTGAACATCTACCAGGACTTCTTCAGCTATCGGTCCGGGATCTACCGTCATGTCTCGGGGTCGCTGGCCGGTGGTCACTGCGTGACCCTCATCGGGTATGACGACGCGCAGGGCTGCTGGATCGCCCGGAACAGCTGGGGCGCAGGTTGGGGCGACGGGGGCTACTTCCGGATCGCCTACGGCGAGTGCGGCATCGAGAGTTATCAGACCTGCTCGGTGCACGGCGTCGCGGTGAAGGCCTGGCTGCCCAACCAGACGGTCCTGGGTCTCTGGAGCAACGAGTACGACGCGAACATGTGGGCCTACGGCTCACAGCGCGGGTGGCTCAAACTCGATGGCGGTGTCCCCGCCACGGGCCACGGCATGCTGTCCGAACTGGCTGCGGCCAAGGCGCTCGGCACACCGGTCGGTCTGTTCGAGGACAACGGCAGCGTCAAGCAGATCTACGCATGGTAG
- a CDS encoding PaaI family thioesterase — translation MTERETVVRWDDPAPGLTALPTMSGLDYLRKIASGELPGAPIAAHFRMDLVEVEEGTVTFTCQPDESHYNPIGTVHGGLVCTLLDSALGCATQTTLPAGVGYTSVEIKVNFLRAVSKDSGPLRCIGRVIKPGRRMAFAEGEVRDKDDKVVATASSSLLVFPLAAPGSEQTG, via the coding sequence ATGACAGAACGTGAGACCGTCGTCAGGTGGGACGACCCAGCACCCGGACTGACCGCCCTGCCCACGATGTCCGGCCTGGACTATCTGCGCAAGATCGCCTCCGGCGAGCTGCCAGGGGCACCGATCGCGGCCCACTTCAGGATGGACCTGGTCGAGGTCGAGGAGGGCACGGTCACCTTCACCTGCCAGCCGGACGAGTCGCACTACAACCCGATCGGGACAGTGCATGGCGGACTGGTGTGCACGCTGCTGGACTCCGCCCTGGGGTGCGCGACGCAGACCACTCTGCCGGCCGGCGTCGGCTACACCTCCGTCGAGATCAAGGTCAACTTCCTGCGCGCGGTCAGCAAGGACAGCGGCCCGCTGCGCTGCATCGGGCGGGTCATCAAGCCCGGTCGTCGGATGGCCTTCGCCGAGGGTGAGGTCCGCGACAAGGACGACAAGGTCGTGGCGACCGCGAGCAGTTCGCTGCTCGTCTTCCCGCTGGCTGCCCCGGGCTCAGAGCAGACTGGCTAA